The window AAGAGGTCGTCAACATAATTTGACTTGTTACCAATTTCATTTATAAATGCAATCCTATAATTGATATTGTGAATACCAGGAAGAGATTGAAGCTCGTACTAAACCAGGTGCTGTGAatatataaattattttttttgaacattATAATTGATATTGTGAATAACAGGCAGAGATTGAAGCTCATACTAAGCCAGGTGCTGTGAATTTATACGTTCACTATGGACAAAACCGGCCAAAGGATGCAAGCTTTATTGGTCAGAGTGATATTGTCCTGACTACATATGGTGTTGTGTCATCAGAATTTTCAATGGATGTAAGCTCTGAGATATCATAGCGTGCTCCTGTCTTTCAATTTACTCTTAATATGGTCAAgcttttataaatattttcattGGTTGAATAACATAGATAGCACCAGCCCATGCAATCGACTGGTCATTTGCATACTTTTACCACTGTAGCCCCTTGATTTGGCATCTTTTACATTTTGCTTGTGTCCTCCTTTTAAAAAGAAATAATTTAAAGTAATACAGATACTGCATcacctttttgtttgttttttgccCTTCGCACCATGAGTGTACATTTGATTCATCATGCTATATTTATGCAATCTCGTTGGTAATGAAAGTGGCTTTCTTAAATTTGGTTCATGCATGAGGGGAACTGTAAAGAAAATAACCACATTGGCCAAAGTGGGGGATGCAATGATGGGGAACTTTCACTGAGGCTATCGCCATTAATCTTTAGTTTGATTATGCAATCTGATTATTAACTGAACTTTTGATATCTGCTGGGTAGGGCTCAACAGAACATGGGGCTTTGTACTCGGTACACTGGTTCAGAGTTGTGCTTGATGAAGCACACATGATAAAATCATCTAAAAGTTTGATATCCCTAGCAGCGGCTGCTCTGACTGCTGATCGACGCTGGTGTCTCACTGGTACACCAATTCAGGTGAGGATATGCAGCATCTTTGTTAGAATTCACTGAAGTGATCATATTTATCCCCCTAATGTAGGATGATGGAGCAGACAAATTATGCTTATTATTTTCATGCATGTATTTGCATAATAGTTGCTTATGCGGTTTTTTATTACTTTACTGGCAGAACAACTTGGAGGATTTATATAGCCTTTTCCGGTTTCTGAGAGTTGAACCATGGAGGAACTGGGCTTTGTAAGTGTCACATTCATTTGTTTTCATTAACTGGTCTTGTTAAACCTGGCAACTTAAATTAATTGGATTATTGAAAATTCATAATTGTTTATTTCCATTATTTATCATTCTCCTTTTATTTACACATAACAACAGCCTTTTTAGGTTGTGTAGATGATTTATGTGTTTAATAGCAGTGGCAGAGAACTAGGAAAATTATATTAACTCAGATAGGAAGAGATAAATCATAAATAGGAGCGAATTAGAGCGTGCAAATAGCACAGAGGTAGGTCCTTGGTCGTCCAGTTGTGAGGCTACCAACCTGGCTCCACAATTCAAGGATCTTCACTTTGATGACTGGTGGGAACGAGATGCTTCTGGAGCTGGAGAACAAATACAGAAAGGCCTCAATTCCCCGATCATTTTGGGAGCATGGACACTATGGAACCATCGGAATAAATGTGTGTTTGATGGGGCTTCTCCGAACCTAGGTAGAGCCCTTTTGCTCACTGGGGAAGAGTTACAGTCCTGGGGCTTGGCTGGGGCTATCTCTTGTCTCTCTGCCGTGGTGCCAGAGTAAGGGTTTGTTGGTCACGGTCGTATTGTTGTAATTCCAGGCGCGTCTAtttgtgttgttgttgttgttgttgttgtgtgtgtgtgtgttgtaaGGGTTCTTACCCctttattttcttcttaatataacgatatgcagctctcctgcgtactTGAGAAAAAAAGGCTACCAACCTGGGTTCAAATTCTGTGTCTCGCATAAAAAAGGCCCCTTGCTGCGCGCCCTTCGCAGTCTGGCACTAGGGGCCTTCTCTCTATCCTTAAGATGGAAGAAAACTTCTTAATGCAATGCCTCGGGGGAGGTCTTTCCCTTAGGGGTTGAGTTTTTGGAGATTTCAGTGTCGTAACAGGAATGTGCCAAACATGAGGGGGAGCCGAGACCATGccactgcccccccccccccccctccagcACTAATAAGTTGTGTCTGCATCCAAATTTTCTGTTTGATGAGACTTGACAAATTTATCTCTTAGTTGTAAGAACTGCAGCAAGATGTAAACTACATTGTTGTTTTTTCTTAAAACAAGATCTGTCCACTTGGTTATACAATCCACATTATTCTGTAAATCCTATTCTATTTTGGGCTGTGTATCTTTGTACCACCTCCACTCTCTACACCATATATTtgggaacagagggagtattagGTATAAATATAGTTTTGTTACAATTCGGCTGCTGTAGCACAAGCTCGGATCTAGGATCCATCAACACTTGCTAATGTACTATACTTAAACTAGGTTCACATCAAGTATGTTAATTCTGATGCTGCCAGAGTCTGGCTATATTCTTCATACCATGTAACAGATTTTGAATATTAATTTCTATAACTTCTATTAACTAAGCttgttaatctcatttttcggtcaaacaagatgccggaagaatggagaagtatattagtacatatcttcaaaaacaagggtgatgttcaaagttgtactaactaccgtgtgattaagctgatgagccatacgatgaagctttgggagagggttatcgagcatcgcctaagaagagtgacaagtgtgacccaaaaccaatttgggttcatgcctggaaggtcaaccatggaggcgattttcttaatacgacaattgatggagagatatagggaacagaagaaggacttgcacatggtcttcattgaccttgagaaggcatatgacaaagtaccgagaaatgtcatgtggtgggccttggagaagcacaaagtcccaactaagtacattaccctcattaaggatatgtacaaggatgcgacgacgtttgtccggacatgtgatgacaacaccactgactttcctattaacataggcctacaccagggatcagcattgagcccttatttatttgctttagtgatggatgaggtcacaagggatatacaaggtgagatcccttggtgtatgctttttgctgatgatgtggtgctagttgacgagagtagggcaggagtTAATatgaagttagagctgtggagacgcacgttagagtcgaaagggttcagacttagtaggaccaagatcgagtacatgatgtgcgatttcagcgcgactaggcatgaggggggagacgttagtctagatggacaagtggtggtccagaatgatatttttcggtatttaggatcggtgttacaaaaggatggcgacattgatgaagatgttaggcatagaatttcagctggctggttgaaatggcggcaagcttctggcatcctttgtgacaagagggtgccacaaaatctaaaaggcaaattctataggacagcaattcgtccggcgatgctatacggtgctgaatgttggcctacaaaaatgcgacatgtccagcaactgagtgtagcagagatgcggatgttgcggtggttttgcgggcacacaaggagggatagagtccggaacgaagttattcgggatagggtcggagtggcaccaattgaggagaaacttacccagcatcggctgagatggtttggacatgtccaacgaaggcctcctgaggcgccggtgcgtaatggggttcttgagcgggtcgataatgtaaagaggggtagaggtagacataaactgacgtgggatgagtcggttaagagagaccttaaggattggaatatctctaaagagatagctttggataggagcgcttggagactagctatcaatgtgcctgaaccttgaacttatttctttcgggtttcatctctagcctaccccaacttgcttgggaaaaaaggctatgttgttgttgttgtatttctATAACTTCTATTGCTTGCCTTATGTTTAGGTGGAATAAACTTGTACAAAAACCATATGAAGAAGGTGATGAAAGAGGCTTAAAGCTAGTGCAGTCCATTTTGAAGCCAATTATGTTGAGAAGGACTAAAAATAGCACAGACAATGAGGGCAGGTACGTTCAACTTTTATGATTCATTTTGTCTTTCGCCCACCTTTGTAGGGTAGAGGAGCTTTATAAATTACTCAGAAGAAGGAATGCAAACAGACTGCATTTTACTTGAAGAAGCCTGCACTCTATTAAACAACTTTCACCTTTGCATATGAACAATCTTTTTGGCACATGACTTACATGCATGCTTTTGTGCAGACCAATTCTTAATTTACCCCCTGCAAATATTGAAGTAAAATATTGTGATTTGTCAGAAGCTGAGAAGGATTTCTATGAAGCTCTATTTAGAAGATCTAAGGTAATGCTCTTCAACTGATAAGCATTTTCATTCGGAGAGATAAATTAATTGCCTTATGTTGCTTGTAGGTAAAATTTGATCAATTTGTGGAGCAAGGAAAAGTTCTGCACAACTATGCTTCAATCCTGGAGTTACTTTTGCGCCTTCGTCAATGCTGTGACCACCCATTCCTTGTTATGAGGTTTGTTTACATGCAATGCTATGCTGAATAACAGGTTGCTATTGGTACCTGAATTTGGGTTTGTATGTTCTTACATGAAGAGCAATAGCTTTTAAACATTGACCATCAATATTTGAAGTTTTATTTTTGCCATTGATTGCCTCTTGTTTATGGATCTTTTTTGTTGCCAGTCGCGGTGATACACAGGAGTTTGCAGACCTAAACAAGCTTGCAAAGCGATTCTTGCGTGGTGGTAATGGTCCTGTTAATGGAGATTCTTCTTGCCTTCCCTCTAGAGCTTACATTGAAGAAGTTGTTCAAGAACTGCAAAAAGGTGAAGGGGAGTGTCCTATTTGTCTGGAAGCCTTTGAGGATGCTGTATTAACTCCTTGCGCACATCGTTTATGCCGAGAGTGTCTATTATCTAGTTGGCGGAGTGCAACAGCAGGTCTTTGCCCTGTCTGTAGGTATTTAATGTTTCACTCCACTTCTGTCTCTCTGATGCATTTTGCTTTCCTAAGCATATTTCCATGCTCTCATGTCCATTCAATTTGATTGTACTATTGCAGAAAATCGATGAGCAAGCAAGATCTTATAACTGCCCCAACTGATAGCCGCTTTCAAATTGATGTTGATAAAAACTGGGTTGAATCTTCCAAGATATCTGCTCTCCTGCAGGAGTTGGAAGTTCTTCGCAGTTCTGGTGCCAAGAGTATCGTGTTTAGCCAGTGGACTGCATTTTTAGATCTGTTGCAAATTCCACTTTCAAGGTAAGTGTTGTTAAGTTTTTATGAGTCAATGTCACCTTCGTATAGGCCAATATCTTCACATTATGTTTTTTATACATGCTGCCACCTGTAAGATCTATAATAACTATCTCTTTCTGCCTAGAACCTCCTGTCCCCACAGTATTAGACCTAATATTTTGACAGGTCTTTTTCACGACTGTTTTGATGAAGCTGATCACATACCAACTAATTATTGAGTTTTTGCATGGCAGGAATAACTTCTCATTTGCTAGGCTGGATGGGACGTTGAATCTTCAGCAAAGAGAGAGAGTAATCAAGGAGTTCTCTGAGGACAGAGGCATTTTGGTATTCCTTCTGTTGCTTGAATCCACTCCTTTCTAGATTAGTGTCATCTTAAATTGAAAGATCTGATGTGTTAAGAATGTTAGGACCTTCAGTTCATTTGATCTATGCAGGTTCTGCTTATGTCTCTGAAGGCTGGTGGTGTTGGTATCAATCTTACTGCTGCATCTAATGCGTTTGTCATGGTAAGTTTTTATTCAACCTTTCTTTCAAAATGTACAAACAACATCATTTTTGAACTAGAAGGCATACTTTGGTTAGTGGTTTGTTAACATCCTTCATATCGAGTTCCATATTTTGGCTGTTTCAGCCTCTCCTTCATATCTTCACTGTTGATATTAGACAATCATTACCAAAATTAACCATAAAAAGGGAAACAATTTCATTTTAATGTTTGGTTCATCAATGCTGAACTGACACAATATATGGCAATATGCTAGGCTGGTGGCAGTGTCATGCATACGTTGCATCATGACCCGCCTTTGCTAAACCGCACACCAGCAAAcgccataatttttttttattgtaACATATACTAAGGTAGTCAGTATGTGTCCTTTTTCTGTCAAATTGGCCAAAGGTGATCAAAACCAAACACTACACAGTAGCAAGCAAAGATAATCTTGCCACACTATCAGTTCATTAGCGCATGGGACCTGGCATACAGAAAATGAGTAGTAATATAGCATGTCTAAACAATAATATTATGTGCTGGAATATCTTATTTTTTATGCTGGAGTGATACTGTGATTTTTCAGCTGTGTTTTCATGTTCTATGAGCGTTCGTGAGTATTATTAATGGTGTTTGCTTCAGGACCCTTGGTGGAATCCTGCTGTTGAGGAACAAGCTGTCATGCGCATCCATCGAATTGGTCAGACAAAGACTGTTTCTATCAAAAGATTCATTATGAAGGTACCTTCCTTTTTGTTCAAAATCTCATCGTAATCCAGATGTGACATTATACTATGGTCTCCTGTTATCATTCTGTCTGTGTTTATTATGATATGACAACCAACTCAGGGCACTGTCGAAGAACGAATGGAAGCTGTGCAGGCGCGCAAGCAGCGAATGATTTCTGGAGCCTTGACAGATCAAGAAGTCCGCACGGCACGTATAGAAGAACTGAAGATGCTTTTCTCTTGAGACGGCAAAAGGGCTGTTATGGTCGGCAATGCGTCCATGGGTAAGGTCGGCATTCTTCTCCCCCTAAGAACCGAAAAGGAAGGGCAAAAGCGAGGGTAAGAGTTTGGATTGCTGCTGCCCAGATATCTTCCATCTTCCGGTGTTTAGCTGTTGTTGTACACATGATTTTGTGTATCATGAACAAAACTTGAGAGTCGGCAGAAGAAAAGGTGCACCTGCGCATTCTTTTCGGAACAGGTATATATAATAAGCACGATTAATGCCTGCCAAAGAGTCCAAGACGCTTCCCCGAGTGGGACAGCAACTCAAAGGAACATGGAAGATGACGTTCTCCTACCAAGATAATCTATCTATGTAACTTCAATTATTCCCCCACTTGGTTTTAAATGCCAAATTGCCAATGCACCACATGTGCAAGAGGCTGTTCCTCTAATAAGGATAAGGAGAATGGCCCTACTTGAAACGATGAAACTGAAGTAGATAGCTAAGAAAATTGAAGAAATTCTGTGACGTTTTAGGTTGCTGACCAAAGCAGAAGGATCGGCTGACAATTGCGTCCAGGCAACCACTGAAAATTCATTGGCAGGAGCGAAGACAGTGGATGTGCTTGATCCTTAGCTGACTAAGCACAAACGTACAATCTAGGAATCTAGGTAGTAGAATACAGTTTACAAGTGGTCTCTGCCGATCTGAGGCTACGCTACAACAGCGGCCAGAAGTGCACGAAGCCAAGCCATGGCGGTAGCATGCTTGGCCTGTCGGCAGGGGCGGCAGTTACCTCTCTGGCTTCGGTTGGACAGGTAGAGGAagaagccgcagccgcagcagcctTGGGGCAGAGGAAGAAGCTCCTGCTCCCCAGCTCCACGACCTTCTCGTCCGGGTCCAAGCCTGTTTGTTCGCAAGACAGCCATGTCAATGGACTCGAGGACTAACGAGGAGTGCAGGGGAGGCGCCACGTACTCTGCAGGCTGA is drawn from Panicum virgatum strain AP13 chromosome 1N, P.virgatum_v5, whole genome shotgun sequence and contains these coding sequences:
- the LOC120655913 gene encoding DNA repair protein RAD5A-like — encoded protein: MGKEREREEQVAMVRAVLGDGMPEMDIIRALHMAGDDPTKAINILLDFDHKPPPPPLRTTPSPSPSPPPGKPAKTLAESTPPSKAPARPKPMAEKPKAAPAPATTNGAGAGEHWWLVGSAEMAGLSTCKGRRIAPGDAVTFSFPNEAAAAAAGKSRPGRSSLASCSSEIMRFSTLNHGEVGRIPNEWARCLLPLLKENKIKVQGTCKSAPEALSIMDTVILSVSVYINSSMFHDQKQSTPKAARVAPEESTFYPLPALLKLIGLAPYKKAAFTPEDLYSRKRPMETKRSIGAPATKLRSENMRFVSGGNEDDQGEVTVSDSDLDGIIGVSDSSALEERDPPDSLLCDLRPYQKQALHWMLQLEKGSSSQNAATTLHPCWEAYKLEDKRELVLYLNVFSGDATTEFPSTLQLSRGGILADAMGLGKTIMTIALLLSDSSKGCITTQNTTHISGEASGLGESQDAVKKLASPFSFSRHKTLKAPLIEGGNLIICPMTLISQWKAEIEAHTKPGAVNLYVHYGQNRPKDASFIGQSDIVLTTYGVVSSEFSMDGSTEHGALYSVHWFRVVLDEAHMIKSSKSLISLAAAALTADRRWCLTGTPIQNNLEDLYSLFRFLRVEPWRNWALWNKLVQKPYEEGDERGLKLVQSILKPIMLRRTKNSTDNEGRPILNLPPANIEVKYCDLSEAEKDFYEALFRRSKVKFDQFVEQGKVLHNYASILELLLRLRQCCDHPFLVMSRGDTQEFADLNKLAKRFLRGGNGPVNGDSSCLPSRAYIEEVVQELQKGEGECPICLEAFEDAVLTPCAHRLCRECLLSSWRSATAGLCPVCRKSMSKQDLITAPTDSRFQIDVDKNWVESSKISALLQELEVLRSSGAKSIVFSQWTAFLDLLQIPLSRNNFSFARLDGTLNLQQRERVIKEFSEDRGILVLLMSLKAGGVGINLTAASNAFVMDPWWNPAVEEQAVMRIHRIGQTKTVSIKRFIMKGTVEERMEAVQARKQRMISGALTDQEVRTARIEELKMLFS